In Cicer arietinum cultivar CDC Frontier isolate Library 1 chromosome 7, Cicar.CDCFrontier_v2.0, whole genome shotgun sequence, a single window of DNA contains:
- the LOC101506682 gene encoding LOB domain-containing protein 12-like translates to MSHRNTRVIECLVCRQQRRRHNQECEMGQYFPIDRHEDFDRACYIFGLNNIIRLMQSVEKHQRHAAGNSILLEGRAWRLYPSSGLLGYQLELGSQVSSSLIELQNANRLLELCRNHANQDHDESNNPLLSLSLATPSSNPHLSNQLGSSASQMSSLAITPIEHMGGVETMEAYKINQIMSTRERGESSNTASNRNTTLQELQADDKGKQIVVEENESEATNEEEDSTPMEINAEPGE, encoded by the exons ATGAGTCATAGAAACACACGTGTTATTGAATGTCTTGTGTGCCGTCAACAAAGAAGAAGGCATAATCAAGAGTGTGAAATGGGGCAGTACTTTCCAATCGATAGACATGAAGATTTTGATCGTGCTTGTTATATTTTCggattaaacaatattataaGGCTTATGCAATCGGTTGAAAAACACCAACGCCATGCTGCTGGAAATTCAATTCTCTTGGAAGGTAGAGCTTGGAGATTATACCCAAGTAGTGGTTTACTTGGATATCAATTGGAATTAGGTTCACAAGTATCTTCCTCTTTGATTGAACTACAAAATGCAAATAGACTTTTGGAACTTTGTAGGAATCATGCAAATCAAGACCATGATGAAAGCAACAATCCCCTTTTGTCTCTTTCACTTGCTACTCCCTCTTCAAACCCTCATTTGAGTAACCAACTTGGGAGTTCTGCCTCACAAATGTCAAGCTTGGCTATAACG CCTATTGAGCACATGGGTGGCGTGGAGACTATGGAAGCTTACAAGATAAACCAAATTATGAGTACTCGCGAAAGAGGAGAATCAAG CAACACTGCATCAAACAGAAATACAACTCTTCAAGAGCTACAGGCTGATGACAAAGGAAAACAAATTGTTGTTGAAGAAAATGAGTCTGAAGCCACAAATGAGGAGGAAGATTCTACTCCAATGGAGATTAATGCAGAACCTGGAGAGTAG